One Peromyscus leucopus breed LL Stock chromosome 6, UCI_PerLeu_2.1, whole genome shotgun sequence genomic region harbors:
- the LOC114688040 gene encoding arylacetamide deacetylase-like 2, translating to MSAYDDLNRRTANKLNAVVVGVDYKLAPQYPFPAALEDCIFVIKFFLQDKVLAEYGVDTTRICITGESSGGTLAATVVQLLQNDPEYKDRIKAQALIYPGLQSTDTLLPSHREYEHGPILSREMTVKLACLYVAEDKALLQAALRNEHMPEGSRHLFKFVNWSDLLPEKFKKNHVYTEPVLGKLNDSYPALVDSRASPLLASDFQLQSLPLTYIVTCEHDLIRDDGLMYVTRLRNVGVPVTHDHIEKGIHGAMSFTRAPVFLQLGLRMRDRYISWLEENL from the exons ATGTCAGCCTATGATGACCTGAACAGACGGACAGCAAACAAGCTTAATGCTGTTGTTGTGGGAGTAGA CTACAAACTTGCTCCTCAGTATCCATTCCCAGCTGCCCTGGAAGACTGTATTTTTGTGATCAAGTTCTTTCTCCAGGATAAAGTGCTCGCAGAATATGGAGTGGATACCACTAGAATCTGCATTACAGGAGAAAGTTCTGGGGGAACCTTAGCAGCAACAGTGGTTCAACTG CTACAGAATGATCCAGAATACAAAGACAGAATTAAGGCACAAGCCTTGATTTACCCTGGCCTGCAGTCAACTGACACCCTTCTGCCATCTCATCGAGAGTATGAACATGGTCCAATTCTGTCCAGAGAGATGACAGTTAAGTTGGCGTGCCTGTATGTGGCTGAAGACAAAGCTCTGCTCCAGGCTGCACTGAGAAATGAACACATGCCTGAAGGATCAAGACACCTGTTCAAGTTTGTTAACTGGAGTGACTTACTTCCTGAGAAGTTTAAAAAGAACCATGTTTACACTGAGCCCGTTCTTGGAAAACTGAATGATTCCTACCCAGCACTTGTGGATAGCAGAGCATCCCCTTTGCTAGCCAGTGACTTCCAGTTACAGAGTTTGCCTCTGACCTACATCGTCACTTGTGAACATGACCTTATAAGAGATGATGGTCTCATGTATGTAACACGGCTTAGAAATGTTGGGGTTCCAGTTACTCATGACCACATAGAGAAAGGAATCCATGGAGCCATGTCATTTACCAGAGCTCCAGTGTTTCTACAGCTAGGATTAAGAATGAGAGATAGGTATATTAGTTGGttagaagaaaatttataa